The genomic DNA CATCCAGACCGGCAGCCTGGATTTCGATGGTCTGATCGTCAAAGGCGAGGAATTCGAAATTTGTCAGTGTGTCGGTACCGCTGGCACCGCTCACTGTCACGACACCGCCGGAGTTGGTAATGGTATAATCGGCCAGATTGCCGAAGAAAACCGCCGTATCGGTTCCATCGCCGCCATCCATCGTGTCATCGCCGCGCATGCCGTAAATGCTGTTGTCAAGACTGTTGCCGGTGATCAGATCATCGCCATCGCCGGCAATGGCATGTTCAATGCTGGTGCCGGCAGCGATGGTCAGAAAGGCTGTGCCGGCAAGCGTCGAAGTGCTGCCTTCTGTCAGGTTCAGGACGAGATTGCGATACATCGCCGAGGCGTCGATCCAGTCCACGCCGCCATCGGAATCCGTCAGAACCTCGCGGCCATTCTGGGCGGCCTGGGCTGTCAGGACTTCGTCGGTATAATGATAGACGTCGTCGGCGCTGATGGCTGAGCCATAGCCGGTGAACTTCACCGATTGCAGCGTGCCCTGGTCGGCGCCATAGGTGTCTTCAATCTCAACCGTCCACTGACCGTAGCTGGTTTCACCACGATAGCCGTCGAGTCCGAACGTATAGGAAAAATTGCCATCGGCAGTGGTGCCGTCGCCGCTCGATCCGTCATAGAACGACATCTGTGTCCCGTCGGGCGATATCAGATCCATCCGCAGATCGGTGAAATAGCTGTGGGTCAGAGAAATCGTCAGCGCCACATATTCCAGTGCAATGCTCTGGCTGACCATGAAGGAAAAGCTCAGCGTTGCCAGATCGACAATTGCCTTGTTCGCCGTAACCGTGCCCGACGTGACACTTTGTTCGTTGGCCGATGTCGCCGGTGCCGGATTGAAAGCGCTCCAGACTTCGGCCATGCGAACTGCGTTGAACGCATTGACCATGCCGTAGCCGTAATCTTCGCTGAAATGCAGGCCGCCGCCATTCCAGTTGTCAGCACCAGTCCATTTCCAGCTGCTGTTTTCATAGGTGGTCGGTCCGGAATACAGGCTGCCTGTGCCGACCGAAGAATAGCTCAGTATATTCTGCACATCCCGCCACCCCAGACCCGGATTGGCGTCCAGCATCAGCGAGACAACGCCGGCAGTGATTGGTGAGGCCGCAGATGTGCCGCCAAACTTATTGGTGTAGTCGCCGTTCAACAGCCCGTCATAGCCATTGCCGTTGCCAAGACGGTCAGTCGTCACCGACCCGGCGGGAGCAGAGACCAGCAGATGAGCACCATAGGTGGAGTAGGAAGCAACCTGACCGCTTGAATCCAGTGCGCCGACTGTCACCGTGAAACGGCTTGCGTCAAGCGCTTCGCCATTGCCGTCAATATTGCTGTTTCCGGCGGATTTGACGTTGACGGTTCCCAGACCGCCGCGACCAACCTCGGCCGATTTTTCAAACTTCGCGACATCACTGTAGACGTAAAAACTCGGTGACCCGCCATAGCTGTGATTGGTGACGTCAAAGTCACCCAGATGATCCAGCGTCTTGAGGTATCGTGACCAGTTGGAGTTGATATCGTCAGCGCCGCCAAAAATGCGGATACCGGTAACGCTGGCCTCAAACGCCACACCAACGCCGCCAATGCCGTTATTTTCAGCCGCGATCAGGCCCGCAACGGCGGTTCCATGCCCGTCGGTTGCGGTCAGTGGCTGTCCATTGTTGGGCGTTCCGTCAATGGTAACCTGCATACTGGCATTATAATTGCCATCAAGGTCCCAGTGGCTGGCCTGCACGCCGTCATCCCAGATACCGACTTGGACACCATCTCCCCTATGATCCGCCCAGATCCGTTCCAGTCCGGCAAAATCTGTCCCCAGGGTGAAGCCCAGACGGCCGATTGACGCCAGATGCCATTGCTGGTTGAAAAGCGGATCAGAAGGTGTGTATGTCGGAATCAATGCGCTAACTCTTTGGTCAATAATGAAAATTTATAACGTGTCACTGTGTTTTACCGGCAGCAGGTTTTGAGAGCAGTATTTTATCAACCCGAAACGTCAGGGGTAATTGCTGACACGTTGAACGCGCAACAAAAGTTCCAGAGAAATCAAAATCTTTTCCAATCGGTGCATCTGCTGGCCTGATCCCCATCAGGGAAACTGTTTTCCCGTCCTGGGTTTTGAGTATTGGACAGGTAATGCCGCCCGGCACCACCATTCCGGATAGAATGGTGGCTTCAGACGTGATGCCGGGTTGCGGTACCAGCAGTGACAGCAATAAGGCGCTCGATCTGATAAGCATTGTTCTCCCGCAGTGTTTCACGTCCCCAGTGTTTCACGTCCCCAGTGTTTCACGTCCCCAGTCGGTCCGGAGCCGACTCAGGACGGAAATTTCTAGCGCAAACCAATACATAAATTATTAATATCTATTCTAGCATGTTAAACAAAGTTTCGGAATGCGACCTTAAACTGCACTTTGCATTCGGACACGGGGCTGAAAAGGCCGGAAATGAACCGTCAGAAAAATCCAGACATGACCACATCACGACAACCGCCCGAAGCCTCGGAGGATGTGTCAGACCATTCCGGAAATGGAAAACGGGCACTGTCGCTGCTGCGTCTGATGCCGGTCTCTGTCGTCTGGTTCAGTCTGGTCACCAATCTGCTGATGCTGACCGGCCCCCTGTTCATGCTTCAGGTCTATGACCGCGTTCTGGCCAGCGGCAGCGTTTCCACCCTGATAGCCTTGTCGATTCTGGTGATCATCCTTTATGCGCTGTATGGCTTTCTGGAATTTATCCGGGGACGGATTATGGCGCGCGTCGGCCAGCAGGTGGAAGAGCGGTTTCGCACCACTGCTTTTGATTTGGTGAACCATCATGCCAGGCTCGGCCACGCCCAGGTTCGGCTGTCACCGATTCAGGATCTGGTCACGCTGCGCAACTTTGTATCCGGGCCGGGTCCGCTGGCGTTTCTCGATATGCCATGGGCTCCGGTCTATCTGTTTGTGATCTATCTCATGCATCCTGTCCTGGGGCTGGCTTCTTTGCTGGCAGTGCTGTTGCTGGCTGCGCTTGCAATGCTCAACAACCGGCTGATCACCGGACCGACCGAGGCGTCGCAAAAGGCCCAGTCCGCAGCGCAGGATCTGGGAGATGAAAGCCGTCGCAATGTTGAAACCAGTTCGGTTCTGGGGATGAGCGATGTGGTGCGGGACCGCTGGGCACAGCTGCAGATGGCAGCGTTGCAGGCGCAGAGCAGCGCTGCGGACAGAGGCGGTGTCATTTCTGCCACATCGCGTACTTTACGACTGGTATTTCAGTCCGCCATTCTGGCCATCGGCGCATATCTGGCAGTGCGCCAGCAGATATCTCCCGGCACCATGATTGCCGCCTCGATCATCATGTCGCGGGCGCTGGCACCGGTCGAGCAATCCGTTGTTCACTGGCAGGCCTTTGTGTCGTTCCGGCAGGCCTGGCAACGTTTTTCAAACCTCATCGCCGGTCAGCCTGCGCCGGTCGCCCGGCTGACCCTTCCAGATCCCGAAGGCCGCATCAGTGTGGAGGGTCTGAGCGTGTTTTCATCGACTGACAGGCGGGCGCTGATACAGGGCATCAGCTTCCGGCTGGAACCGGGCAGCGGTCTTGGTATTATCGGTCCGACAGGTGCGGGAAAAACCACGCTTGCACGCGCCCTGATCGGCAATGCGCCGTTGAAACAGGGTGTGGTACGGCTGGATGGCGCAGATCTGGACCACTGGGACCCGGTGAAACTGGGTCCACATCTGGGCTATCTGCCGCAGAAAGTCGATTTGTTTGAAGGCAGCATCAGTCAGAATATCGCCCGGTTCCAACCCGCAGCGCGGGCTGACGATATTGTCTCGGCTGCCAGGCAGGCGGCGGTCCATGACATGATCCAGCAATTGCCCGATGGTTATAATACGATGATCGGTCCGCGCGGCGGCACCCTGTCTGCCGGCCAGTGTCAGCGCATCGGTCTTGCCCGAGCGCTTTACGGTCAGCCGGTTCTGGTGATACTGGACGAACCCAATGCAAATCTGGACGCTGAAGGCGAAGCTGCCCTGATCAAGGCGGTTCTGGCGGTGCGTGCTCGCGGCGGCACAATCATTGTCGTGGCCCACCGGCCCAGCGCAATTGCGGCGCTGGATAAGCTGATGATGCTGCGCAACGGCCGGATGGTAGCCTTTGGAGATCGCGATGAGGTTCTGGGAAAAGTGATCGCGCCGCGTCCCGAAGCGGATGAATATGCTCCATCGGATGCCGGCTCGGGGGCCGCTGGCGAGAAGCAGGACACGCCGCGCCCGGCCCAGCAGCTCGCTGTGGTTGGCAAAACCGTGAAGGATGCATCGGCATGATCGGTTCTCCGGCAAGATCGATCCGGCGCTATCAATTGGCCGGCGGACTGGCGATCATTGTCGTTTTGGGCAGTATCGGCGCCTGGGCCAGTTTCACCAGCATCAGCGGTGCGGTGATAGCGCCCGGCACAATCGTCGTGGAAAGCAGCACCAAACGCATTCAGCATCGCGAAGGTGGGATTGTCGCGGAAATTCTGGTTGACGAAGGAGATCCGGTTGAAGCGGGTGATCTGCTGTTGCGGCTCGACAACACCGATGCTCAGGCCGAATTGTCGATCCTGGAATCTGCCAGGCTGGAATTGCTGGCCAAAAGCGCCCGGCTGCGGGCGGAACGGGATTTCTCAACACAGATCGACTTCGATGAGGATCTGTTGTCGCGGGGTGATGATCCAACTGTGACAGCTCTGATGCTGGGGCAACGCCGCCTTTTGCAGACCCAGAATGCAGCTATTCAGGGGCGGCTCGATCAACTGGACCAGCGTATTGAGCAATATGGCGAGGAGATCAAGGGCCTGACAGCCCAACAGGCTGCCAAACAGGCCCAGATCGGATTCATCACCGAAGAACAGAATGACATTGAATCCCTGATCAGCCGCGGTCTCATACCCAAATCCCGGGTCCTCTCGCTGCAGCGCGAACAGGCGCGTCTGGGCGGCGAAGCCGGGCAACTCAGCTCGGAAATTGCACGCGTATCGGGACGCATCAGCGAAACCCGGCTGCAAGCCATTCAGATCACCGATGATTTCCGCGCCAGGGCTCTTGATGAGTTGCGCGATGCTGAAGCCCGGCTCGGTGAATATCGCGAGCGCCGCAACGCGGTCTCGGCGCGTTTGCGCCGCACCGACATCGTTGCGCCGCGTGCCGGGCAGGTTCTGGATCTGTCAGTGACCACCATCGGTGCCGTGCTGGCACCGGGCGAAACCGTGATGCAGCTTGTACCACGTGGCGACCGGCTGGTGGTGGAGGCAAGAGTGCGCCCCCAGGACATCGACCGGATCAGCACCGGGCAGAGTGCGTTGTTGCTGTTTCCCAACGCCGACAGCAGGCTGACACCGCAAATCCGCGGTGAGGTGACCCGCATTTCGGCGGATCTGAATCAACCCAATGTCGATACGCCGCCCTTCTACAAAGTGCGCCTGACCCTCGACAAAACCGAAGAAGCCAAGCTTGGTTCTCTGGTGCTCAAGCCCGGCATGCCGGTCGAAGCGTTTCTGCAAACCGGAGACCGCTCGCCCATGAACTATTTCCTCAAACCGTTTTCCGACCAGCTGCAGCATGCCTTTCGCGAAAAATAGGTTCTGAATTACGCTACCGGCAGAAGCCTGGCTGGGTTGGTTTGCGGGGCGGCGTCTTGCTTGTGATGGACCTGTCGGCACAAAGCGACTATGAAACCCATCCTGTATTCAAGAGAGACACACCCTATGACCATCCGCCTGCATAAAAACGATCTGCCTGATGACTATGATCCGGGCAGCTCGGTTGCCATTGATACCGAGACAATGGGACTGATCCCGCACCGCGACCGGCTCTGCCTCGTCCAGATATCCAGAGGCGACAACACCGCCGATCTGGTTCAGATCAGCCAGGAACAGGAAACTGCGCCCAATCTGAAACGGATTCTGAATGATCGGTCGGTTTTGAAACTGTTCCATTTTGCCAGATTTGATGTGGCTGTCCTGCTGCATCGCTTTGGTGCACTTACTGCGCCGATTTATTGCACCAAGATTGCGTCACGGCTGGTGCGCACCTATACGGACCGCCATGGTCTGAAGGATTTGTGCCGCGAGCTGATTGATGTTGATTTGTCGAAACAACAGCAAAGCTCCAATTGGGGTGCAGATGAACTGACCCAGGCGCAACAGGAATATGCTGCCAGCGATGTGCTGTATCTGCACGCGCTGAAACAGCAACTCGATGAGCGGCTTGCCCGTGAAGGCCGCACGGAAATTGCGCAAAGTTGTTTTGATTTCCTGCCGACAAGGGCGCGGCTTGATCTGATGGGCTGGCCGGAGACGGATATTTTCGCCCATTCCTGAGCCTGCGCGACAAATCCGCTTCTCGCACCATACGACATACTCTCACCAAAACTTTCCGGTTTATAGATATTGTGAATGGAAGCCTTTATGGTCTGACGACCGGTCTTGCGGTGGAGACGATGGACGAAACACAACTGGGTCTGCTGGCCGTTGAGTGAAACTGTTTCAAACGGATCAAGAATTCTGACCGCCGGTGGCATGACACCTGCGCGCGATCACCTGCGCGTTTCCGACAATCTGAAGCCGTCCGAGCGCTCGAAATTCTTCAGAAAAATCCGCCGCCACACTCTGTGGGTCAAGGTCTTGCGGCTGCTTCTGCCGCTTCTCGGTGTTGGCGCCGTGGCGGCACTGGTCATCATTACCAGCTTCATTCCGAAAATCGGAGTGGAGGGTTTTGAACTCGACCCCGGGATGACGCTGTCATTCAACGGTTCGTCGATCCTGATGAACAATCCGAAACTCAGCGGTTTCGGCGATGATGGCCAATCCTACGAGGTGAAAGCCGACAGCGCCTCCCAGTCGATTCTGCTTCCCGGCCTCATCAACCTCAATGGTCTGTTTGCCAAGATAACCCTCGATGATGGCACTTGGGCGGATGTGCGCTCCAAGGATGGAATTTACAACAACAACACGGCTGCGCTCAGCATCAATTCGCCAATCAAGGTCGATTCCAGTGAAGGCTACAAGGTGACGCTGCAAAACGCTGAAGTCGATCTGAAAAGCGGAACCTTGATCAGCCGCTCGCCGGTTGAAGTGCGCAGCGAAACCGGCTTTATGCAGGCCAATCAGCTGATTATTGACAATAGCGGCAAGCGAATCCGGTTTACAAATGGCATCCGGCTGACGATTGTACCGCCGGAATCAGATGCAAAGCTGATATTTGAGGAATAGTGGTGACTTAATGATCCCGAAAAAATTCAATTTTCTGCCACCGGCCTCCGGCCGGGGATTGCGAAGCGCTGTTATGATGCCTTTTGCCCACTTGCTTATGGCTTTGCTGGTGGCATTTGCGGTGGCTGGGCCAGCGATGGCGCAAGACGTCTCGGACGCCTTTTCAGGCTTGTCGTCCTCCTCGAAAGATCCGATCGAAATTGAAGCCGATGAACTGGAAGTTCAGGACCGCGACAAGACTGCAGTGTTCCGCGGCAATGTGCGTCTGGTCCAGGGTCCGACAACGCTGCGGGCCAGCAGCATCACAGTGTATTATGCCGGCCGGGCCACAGGTACCAATCAGCAGATTTCAAAAGTCGAGGCGCGCGGTCCGGTTCGCGTCACCAATCTGGATCAGACCGCAAGCGGCGATCTCGCCACATTCCAGATGGCGACCCAGATCCTGACCCTGACCGGCAATGTCATTTTGACAAAAGGTAGCAATGAGCTGCGCGGTCAGCGGCTGATCGTCAATCTGAAAACCGGAGAAAGCCGGGTCGAGGCGCCAAATAACAAGTCTGGCGGCCGGGTCCGGGGTGTGTTCCTGCCAGGCAGGCAATAGCATCTGTCGGCGCGCGCGCATCGACATGGCTTTTGAAGCAGGCTATTGAACACCACGCATATCATGTTCCGGGGTTGCCGCATCAGTGAAAAAATTCAGAACCTCCAGGCCAGCGAACCGTGGGCATGATTCGCCGCGCGAAAATTCTGCGGATTTTGCCGAACCTGACACCTGGAATGAAGTCGTGATCGCAGGTGATGAGCCGCACCGTGGTCAGTTGCGCTCGATTTATGATGACGAGGTGGATGAAAGGCGTCGCGCCAGCGCGATGTCCGGGAACGAACGCGGCTCCTTTCGGCTGAAAGACCTCGCAAAGGCTGTGCTGGCTCCCTTTAAGGCACTGCGACCCAAACGAAAATCGGCCAAGTCCGGCCCTGATCGCGTTCGAACCGAGCGTCCGGCAGCCGAGCCCAACCGCAAGCACATTCCTGAAGCAGATCGGATTCAATCCCGAAATAATCGGGAAGACGCCGCCCGGTCCCGTGTCGGCGGCGGCGTGACAGGCGCGGTCGCGGCGCCTGCACTGCGGCGTCAGCGGCCCCGGAAAGGCACCCGGTTCAGCGATGAAGATGGCTGGCTGGTGGCCCAGAATCTCGCCAAGAGCTTCCGCCGCCGGCCCGTGGTCCGAGATGTCACACTTGCGGTCCGCCAGGGCGAAGCGGTTGGACTGCTTGGACCGAACGGAGCTGGCAAGACCACGGTATTTTACATGATTACCGGGCTGATTCGTCCCGATCAGGGTGGTATTCGCATTGACGGATTTGATGTCACCTCTCTGCCGATGTATTCACGCGCAAGGCTCGGGGTCGGGTATCTGCCGCAGGAAACCTCGATTTTTCGTGGCCTGACTGTGGAAAACAATATCAAGGCGGTTCTGGAAATCGTCGAGCCGGACCGGCGTCAGCGCAAGCAGGATCTGGAACGTCTGTTGCAGGAATTCGGGATAGAACATTTGCGCAAATCGCCAAGCATTGCGCTTTCAGGCGGGGAACGGCGGCGTTGCGAGATTGCCCGTGCTCTGGCCAGCAGGCCGGCTTTTATGCTGCTGGATGAGCCGTTTGCCGGGATTGATCCGATTGCCGTCGGCGACATCCAGCAACTGGTGCGGCAATTGACTGCACGTGGAATTGGTGTCCTGATCACCGATCATAATGTGCGCGAAACGCTGGGACTGATCGACCGGGCCTATATCATCCACTCCGGCGAGGTCCTGATGGAAGGCACGCCGGATGATATCGTGCGCAATGAAGACGTGCGGCGCGTTTATCTTGGCGATCAATTTACTCTTTGAACACAACAGCCTGCTCCGATAGAGTCGCACTTGAAAGACAGCGGCCCAACTGGAACGAACACGTCCGCATTGTCACAGACCTCAGGGAACGCATAGCCGATGGCCGGGCCAAATTCATTTTCAGGTGCTGGCGGGTTGAGCCAGAAGCTTGCGCCCGGATTGCGGCAGAATCTGTCCCAGTCTCTGGTGATGACGCCACAACTCGTGCAGGCGATCAAGCTGTTGCAGATGTCGCATCTGGAGCTCCTAAAACACGTTGACGAGGAGTTGGAGCGCAATCCGCTGCTCGAACGCGATGCAGACACCGACACGGACGATGCCGCGCCGCCTCCAACAGAATCCGAGGACTGGCACGCAAGAGAGCTGACTGAAGCCAATAACGATCTCAGCGGCCCGCCGGATTCCGATTACAGCAATCTGTATCAGGATGACAATGAAACGGCTCTGACACCCTCACAAATATCCGCTTACGACCGGGCGCTGGAAGGTCCGTCCATGCTGGGCAGAGCGATTGGCGAGGATATGGCGTTCGACGCAAGGCTGGCTGGCACCACAAGCCTGCGCACGCGCCTGGAAGATCAGCTGCTCCTGATGACCACGGACCCGGTATTACGGGCACTGTGCCGGTATCTCGTCAGCCAGCTTGACGGCGCCGGTTATCTGCAACTCGACAGTGTTGCGATCTGCGAACAGTTTTCCACCGACGAGACAATGATCGAGGCGGCAATTGCCCTGATACACGCCTGTGAACCGGTCGGCATTGGCGCCCGCAGTCTGAAAGAATGTCTGGAACTGCAACTCAGGGACCAGGGCATGCTGGATGCCGCAATGGCAACAATTCTGGACAATCTTGCAATGCTGGCACAACAGGACTTTACCGGCCTGCAAAGTCTGACCGGATTGTCCGATGCGGCACTCAGCCGGAAAATTGCCTGTATCCGCTCGCTCAATCCCAAGCCCGGAGAAATGTTTGAAACATTGGAGCCGGAAAGTCTGGTGCCCGATGTGCTGGTGAGACCGCGCGCATCAGAGGCCGTTGACGGCAGCTGGCATATTGAACTGAACAGCGATGTGCTGCCCCGCCTGTTGCTCAATGAAGTTTATTATCAGACCGTTTCAAAACACGCCAAACAGGATGAAAAGACCTTTTTGAACACCAGTCTGCAGTCCGCCAGCGGGTTGATCAAAGCACTGGACCAAAGAGCCCGCAGTATTTTGAAGGTCGCCACAGAAATTGTGCGCATGCAGGATGCATTCCTTACTCACGGGATCGAATATCTCAAGCCGATGACGCTGAAACAGGTGGCAGATGCCATCGACATGCATGAATCGACAGTCAGCCGGGTCACTTCCAGCAAATATATCTCCACGCCGCGCGGCATTTTTGAAATGAAATTCTTCTTTTCCTCGTCCATCGCCGGGCTTAATGGTGAGGTTCATTCCGGAGAATCGGTTCGCCACAGGATGCGGCAGTTGATCAATCAGGAAATCGCCAGCGCAATCCTCAGTGATGATGCGCTTGTGGAAAAATTGAAGGCGTCCGGCATCGACATTGCCCGGCGAACCGTGGCAAAATATCGCGAAGCACTTGGCATACCCTCGAGTGTGGCACGGCGCAGAGAAAAGCGGGTGGCTGTCGAACAGACCAGACGAAACGGTTGATGCATCGCTGCCATGCGCCCGGAATTATGACCGGAATTATAGATTGACGAATGGTCCCATCTCGGGACGCAGTTGAAAGGACAAATTATGGAACTTCGCATATCCGGAAAAAACATGGATGTGGGCGACAGTCTGCGGGAAGAAATTCAAAACAGGATCGGCGAGGCAGTAGACAAATATTTCAACGGTACATTTTCAGGACATGTCACCCTGACCAAGGAACCCAACGGGTTTTCTTCAGAGTGCCTTATTCACCTGAGCACGGGAGCCAATCTTTCGGCTTCGGGAAATGCTCATGAGCCCCGCGCAAGTTTCGAAAAATCGGCCGAACGGGTGGAAAAACAGCTGCGTCGTTACAAGCGAAAACTGAAAGATCACCATCACCGTGCCAACCGCGAAAATGCGATGATTGCGGCAAGCTATATTCTGGCCGCTCCCCTCGACGATGAGGAGGTGCCGGAAGATTTCAATCCGGTGATCATTGCCGAAACCGCAGCCAGTCTGCCCTCATTCACTGTTGGAAATGCAGTCATGGAAATGGACATGACAGATGTGCCGATTCTGGTTTTCCGAAATGCTGGACATGGCGGCATAAACGTGGTCTACCGTCGCGCCGACGGCAATATTGGCTGGGTTGACCCATCATTGCAGGTTTGATGGGTGTCGTTTAGACGCGATCGCAACCCGGAACAGACTGGCTGACAGCAGCCAGTCTGTGAAGCAGAGACACGTGCCGCAAAAAATTTGAACCAATGATGGATATTTGCGATGGATCTGAGTGATCTGGTTTCGCCCAACGCAGTAATACCTACGTTGAAGGTGCAATCCAAAAAACAGGCCATCCAGGCACTCGCCGAAAAGGCGGCGTCTCTGACCGGCGTGCCCGAGCGCGAGATATTTGACACTCTGCTTCAGCGCGAACGGCTGGGGTCCACTGGTGTTGGCCACGGGATTGCCATTCCCCATGGCAAATTGGTGACCTTTGACGGCATTACCGGTGTTTTTGCCCGTCTGGAAACGCCAATCGAATTTGAATCACTCGACGGTGAGCCGGTCGATCTGATTTTTCTGCTGCTCGCATCCGAAGGCGCGGGCGCGGACCATCTGAAAGCCCTGGCACGCATCGCCAGAGTATTCCGCAACAATCATATCACGGCCAAGCTGCGCGAAACTCGTGATTCTGCCGGTCTGTATGCCATCCTTACCGAAGACATCGCCTCCAACGCCGCTTGATTTGCTGCAGCATCTGCTTGTCCGAATTCGGGCACCGGGACGTCGTCTTCTCAAAACGGTCACCTTTGCAGCTGACACTGCAACTTGTCCGCCCGGATTTGAAACGTTCATCCAAAATATCGCAGGAAACGGCAGGCGCAACAATCCGTGCGCTCTGGCTCTCGTATCAAGTCAAGGGCAAAATTTGCAAGTGCAACCTTTGGAGAAATTTATGAAATCGGTTCTTTTGGGCTTTGCGATCATCATCGCATCCGTTTCGGCCAATGCGGCTGATCTTGTTTCCAGGACAAGCCCTCATTCAGTAGCGGACACCATGGATCGTCTGGTGATGGCAGTGGAAAATGCAGGAGCTACGGTATTTGTCCGGGTAGACCATGCAGCGGGCGCGGAGCAAATCGGAGCTGATCTGAAACCCAATCAGATGCTTGTATTCGGCAATCCGAAAATCGGAACTCCTGTCTTGCAGGCAGACCCTGCTTCCGGGCTTGACCTGCCGCTTCGCGTTGCGATCTTTGAAAATACGGCTGGTACGACCACACTGGTCTATCGTGATCCTCAAGCCTTTGCCGGGGACCACAATGTGCCTGCCGATCTGGAGGCGCTGGATATGATGGCTGGCGCGCTGTCCAAATTGACCGACTTCGCGGTAAGCACGTCACAATAGAGCCCGATCAACCAGGCGGCAGTTTTAATAAAATGGCGCCGGTCTTGCCGGCGCCATTTGTATAAAAACTGCGGGATCAGTTAATGTCAAACGGTTGAACGACAGGTTTGTCATTCACCACAACCGGCAGATCATCATTCGTGTTATCGGGACCGAATTCATAGACGCCGAGTTTGCCAGTGTCCTTGTGCAACATCGCCAGGGCCTTGCCGGAAGGCTTTTTGTCCAGCGCAACACGGACGTTTTCATGTTTGCCAGCAGTGATATAGGTGTGTCCGATCGAAGATGGCGCAACCGGTTTTCCATCGACAATATCATGGATTACGAGAAAGCCGTTTTCCGATGCCTCAACGGAATCGATGGTGACGCTGACACCCAGATCCTGGCCGGAAACAGACAGAGTATCTCCATCGGCAAACGCCGAACCGGCCATCATTGTGGCGGAGATCAGAACGGCGGCTTTTATTGATTTGGTATTCATAGCTTCAGTCCAATTCAAAAGAGTTGATCGGGAGCGCCGGTTTGAGGCGTCTCGCCAAGTCAACGTCGCCGGCCTGCAAACACTTCCATCTTTTTTGAAAGAATTTTCAATTCGCGCCGTCACGCAGTATAATTTTTCAGGGAATAAATCCGATATCGGCCGCGTGTCTATAATTAAGATCATCAGGAACCCAACCGGATGCCCGGGAAATTCGATCAATTGACAGAAGTCACGCCAGCCTTGCGGCGCTATGCGTACACTCTGACCGGTAACCAGCAGCGCGCTGACGATCTGGTCCAGGATTGTCTGGAACGCGCTTTGCGCAAATTGCGCTTCAAGCGGGCCT from Pararhizobium sp. IMCC3301 includes the following:
- the rpoN gene encoding RNA polymerase factor sigma-54, with the translated sequence MAGPNSFSGAGGLSQKLAPGLRQNLSQSLVMTPQLVQAIKLLQMSHLELLKHVDEELERNPLLERDADTDTDDAAPPPTESEDWHARELTEANNDLSGPPDSDYSNLYQDDNETALTPSQISAYDRALEGPSMLGRAIGEDMAFDARLAGTTSLRTRLEDQLLLMTTDPVLRALCRYLVSQLDGAGYLQLDSVAICEQFSTDETMIEAAIALIHACEPVGIGARSLKECLELQLRDQGMLDAAMATILDNLAMLAQQDFTGLQSLTGLSDAALSRKIACIRSLNPKPGEMFETLEPESLVPDVLVRPRASEAVDGSWHIELNSDVLPRLLLNEVYYQTVSKHAKQDEKTFLNTSLQSASGLIKALDQRARSILKVATEIVRMQDAFLTHGIEYLKPMTLKQVADAIDMHESTVSRVTSSKYISTPRGIFEMKFFFSSSIAGLNGEVHSGESVRHRMRQLINQEIASAILSDDALVEKLKASGIDIARRTVAKYREALGIPSSVARRREKRVAVEQTRRNG
- the hpf gene encoding ribosome hibernation-promoting factor, HPF/YfiA family, which translates into the protein MELRISGKNMDVGDSLREEIQNRIGEAVDKYFNGTFSGHVTLTKEPNGFSSECLIHLSTGANLSASGNAHEPRASFEKSAERVEKQLRRYKRKLKDHHHRANRENAMIAASYILAAPLDDEEVPEDFNPVIIAETAASLPSFTVGNAVMEMDMTDVPILVFRNAGHGGINVVYRRADGNIGWVDPSLQV
- the ptsN gene encoding PTS IIA-like nitrogen regulatory protein PtsN, translated to MDLSDLVSPNAVIPTLKVQSKKQAIQALAEKAASLTGVPEREIFDTLLQRERLGSTGVGHGIAIPHGKLVTFDGITGVFARLETPIEFESLDGEPVDLIFLLLASEGAGADHLKALARIARVFRNNHITAKLRETRDSAGLYAILTEDIASNAA
- a CDS encoding DUF302 domain-containing protein; translation: MKSVLLGFAIIIASVSANAADLVSRTSPHSVADTMDRLVMAVENAGATVFVRVDHAAGAEQIGADLKPNQMLVFGNPKIGTPVLQADPASGLDLPLRVAIFENTAGTTTLVYRDPQAFAGDHNVPADLEALDMMAGALSKLTDFAVSTSQ